The stretch of DNA TTCGTTGCGCTTGCGGAGCATATCCAGGGCTTTACCTATGGCGCGATCCACACGGCGCGGCTAGTGTCACTGGATTGTCCAGCGAGGCATCGAGCATGAACAGGACGTCAATTGCAGCGATCGGGCTGCTGGCAGTGAGTCTGGCCGCCAATGCCGAAGAAGGCGAGCGAGAGGGGGACTATTGGTATGTGCAGACCAGCGCCTATACCAAGCACTGGACCCACGACCCGGAGCACAACAACCACCAGGAACTGTTCGGCATCGAGCGTATCTATACCGACGGCTTGCTGTGGGGCGCAGCGACCTTCAAGAACTCGTTCTCCCAGCGGTCGTACTACGCCTACCTGGGCAAGGTCTGGGAACATGAGCGCTATCCGGTCTATGCCAAGCTGAGCGCCGGGTTGATCGAGGGCTACAAGGGCGAGTATGACGACAAGATTCCGTTGAACCACTTCGGCGTCGCGCCGGTGATCATTCCATCGTTCGGGGCTCACTGGGGGCCAGTGGGGGCCGAGTTCGTGGTGCTGGGAGGGGCTGCGGGGATGGTCAACGTCGGGTTGCGGTTCTGATCTTCTACAGGTTGGCGAGGGCCATTGTAGGAGCGGCCTTGCCGGGGCGCCGGACCGGCAAGGCCGCTCCTACAGAGCCATCTCAGTCGGCAGCCAGTGCTACCCCAGCCTTGTTGCGCCCACCGAGCCACACCAGCAGCAACCCGGCAGCCGCCAGCACGCCGCCGGCCATCGGTACTGCAGCGTAACCAAGGTTCAGGCTGATCACCGCGCCGCCCAAGGCCGCGCCTACGGCGTTACCCAGGTTGAACGCACCTACGTTGATCGACGACGCCAGCCCAGGTGCCTCGATGGCGGCGGTCATCACCCGCATCTGCAGCGGTGGCACCACCGCGAAGGTGAACATGCCCCACACCAGCAAGGCGATGGCGGCGCCGACATGGCTGCCCAGTACCAGTGGCATCAGCAGCATGATCAGCGCAAGCAAGCCGAGGAAAATCTTCGCCGCACCCTCCAGTGACCAGTCAGCCAGGCGGCCACCCAGGCTGTTGCCCAAGGTGAAGCCTACGCCGATCAGCACCAGGCCAAGGGTGACGAAACTGTCCGAGGCACCGGTCAGTTCCGCCAGCACTGGCGCCACGTAGGTATACAGGGTGAACATGGCGCCAGCCCCCAGCACCGTGGTTGCCATCGCCAGTAGCACGCTGGGGCGGGCGATCACCGCCAGTTCCTTGCGCACATGCGGCACGCTGCCGCGTTCACCCTTGGGCAGGGCGTACCACAGGGCGGCCATGGCCAGCAGGCCGAGAACCGCCGTGCCGGCGAAGGCCATGCGCCAGCCGACTTGCTGGCCAACCCAGGTGGCAGCCGGCACACCGCCGATGTTGGCGATGGTCAGGCCCATGAACATGGTCGCCACGGCGCTGGCCTGTTTTTCCTTGGGCACGACGCTGGCGGCCACCACGGCACCAAGGCCGAAGAAGGCCCCATGGTTGAGGCTGGTGACCAGGCGCGAGGCGAGCAGGCTGTAGTAGTCCGGTGACAGTGCCGAGAGCAGGTTGCCCAGGGTGAAAATCGCCATCAGGGCCATCAGCGCTGCGCGTTTGCCGAAGCGGCTGAACAGCAAGGTCATGATCGGCGCCCCGACCATCACGCCGATGGCATAGGCGGTAATCAGCATGCCGGCGCTGGGGATGCTCACGTCGACGCCCTGGGCGATCACCGGCAGCAGGCCCATCGGGGTGAACTCGGTGGTGCCGATG from Pseudomonas putida encodes:
- a CDS encoding sn-glycerol-3-phosphate transporter: MNRTSIAAIGLLAVSLAANAEEGEREGDYWYVQTSAYTKHWTHDPEHNNHQELFGIERIYTDGLLWGAATFKNSFSQRSYYAYLGKVWEHERYPVYAKLSAGLIEGYKGEYDDKIPLNHFGVAPVIIPSFGAHWGPVGAEFVVLGGAAGMVNVGLRF
- a CDS encoding MFS transporter, whose protein sequence is MKPARVLFALAIGAFGIGTTEFTPMGLLPVIAQGVDVSIPSAGMLITAYAIGVMVGAPIMTLLFSRFGKRAALMALMAIFTLGNLLSALSPDYYSLLASRLVTSLNHGAFFGLGAVVAASVVPKEKQASAVATMFMGLTIANIGGVPAATWVGQQVGWRMAFAGTAVLGLLAMAALWYALPKGERGSVPHVRKELAVIARPSVLLAMATTVLGAGAMFTLYTYVAPVLAELTGASDSFVTLGLVLIGVGFTLGNSLGGRLADWSLEGAAKIFLGLLALIMLLMPLVLGSHVGAAIALLVWGMFTFAVVPPLQMRVMTAAIEAPGLASSINVGAFNLGNAVGAALGGAVISLNLGYAAVPMAGGVLAAAGLLLVWLGGRNKAGVALAAD